A single window of Candidatus Hydrogenedentota bacterium DNA harbors:
- a CDS encoding membrane or secreted protein, which yields MSSKFARFVVLVLVLVPVLVPVLVLVLVIVIVIVIVIEHSNSRTTTMRARPFERIGIHDTSVDNGGS from the coding sequence ATGAGTTCGAAATTCGCACGATTCGTCGTGCTCGTGCTCGTGCTCGTGCCCGTGCTCGTGCCCGTGCTCGTGCTCGTGCTCGTAATCGTAATCGTAATCGTAATCGTAATCGAGCATTCGAACTCCCGCACAACCACTATGCGCGCTCGACCTTTCGAACGAATTGGGATCCATGACACCAGCGTGGACAACGGCGGCTCGTGA